One window of the Oncorhynchus mykiss isolate Arlee chromosome 5, USDA_OmykA_1.1, whole genome shotgun sequence genome contains the following:
- the LOC110524644 gene encoding uncharacterized protein LOC110524644, with product MAVALFMMSSAQIYSDIDILLLIGMSVLQVAQREDGDPQREGKEVVEEEPVATPKEEAKKGRKAKSKRSGKKSRKLGTDNDAVSRNKHLDRGSVIELLEKKAVQATFGPGNKDEMEYSYPILISFLRNLTDEQWQVIYKGLKHPMTKEQLAKLCKTIVTFIAQTTLKILLPALARVLGVKDFADDDTDSPKRGGSARSFAAFDQERLELIREVRYLAKKMYKGGTGAQHLRSLTPSSKRYVPLKVFMYGFHRDHLSQC from the exons atggctgtagctctatttatgatgtcctctgcacagatctactctgacattgacatattattacttattggaatgtctgtccttcaggtagcacagagggaggatggtgatcctcagagggaaggaaaggaagttGTTGAGGAAGAACCGGTGGCCACACCCAAAGAGGAGGCCAAGAAGGGAAGGAAG gcAAAAAGTAAGAGGAGTGGCAAGAAGTCAAGGAAGCTGGGCACTGACAACGATGCAG TCTCCAGGAATAAACACCTGGATAGAGGATCTGTAATTGAGCTCCTGGAGAAGAAAGCTGTTCAGGCTACATTCGGCCCAGGCAACAAGGATGAGATGGAATACTCctacccaatcctcatctcattcctgcgcaatcttactgatga GCAGTGGCAAGTGATCTACAAAGGACTAAAACACCCT ATGACGAAGGAACAGCTTGCCAAATTGTGCAAGACAATTGTAACCTTCATCGCACAGACCACCCTGAAGATCCTGCTGCCAGCCCTGGCCCGCGTACTTGGGGTAAAGGACTTTGCTGACGAcgacactgactcacccaagaGGGGTGGCAGTGCAAGATCCTTTGCTGCCTTTGATCAGGAAAGACTGGAGCTCATCCGGGAAGTTAGATATCTGGCGAAGAAAATGTATAAGGGCGGCACAGGGGCTCAACATCTCAGGTCCCTAACACCCTCTTCTAAGAGGTATGTTCCCCTCAAGGTTTTCATGTATGGATTTCACCGAGATCATCTATCCCAGTGTTAG